In Artemia franciscana chromosome 8, ASM3288406v1, whole genome shotgun sequence, a genomic segment contains:
- the LOC136030187 gene encoding uncharacterized protein LOC136030187 isoform X1 has translation MYSSNSSRAKYQKDECVDDVLQNFDRIVLEQAQFERRKFVAFEKKKGLESRISELTNEIEQTSKLLEVTLAHVQDEENALKEAQSTYKSLRRAIQNKMELNKLKQQQDAVKKFHADSLRSQIQARLSACIRTEEKIQKTIRKKRPELAVLKEQDRRVSMIWEVVFAKNKQKCVPEVQDVIELAVEYAAAQKKNKMRPEEQDCSIQYPIRNKETLTSAVIPGKSSKYKQKDKEDNIFTLTPYSAYKSSRTTKSLNFQNSLETRTAYKDSSLKENPDLIERPNRMHKLELFQHSRQSESTYLGAPPLHESLKENVNKARLPTRVIELEMPHRAVGYLPLSQSIRTVSFTESHKEKLKSGLSSTPQAIQNKIEPLKDRSFSQCDQTTNSKLQSPVLPRPVILATPDTVEGSTNVLKKYDLQFTANLTPQNRSTNVEPVPEMIAKSDPSPISRKRENKEKEMPKEKKIRILPVKQSGSLNEGSHLLKMWLQKKNEISAATSEVPKENATPEKRERRSVEEEEKQPSDDCNKSLNQQEGYEICRSPASPHELMEKAVAVEVVGASGCGNGDDSASIADSGVEPDCRSVCTTPYTPRYQFQLWTPKGKRASDSCLDAQTTPKILKDIDGNPVKAIDFLKIPDEDDFDAETPIAKPSQSSTPSQTPTKKEKVISVSVLRSHFNEVSPIAHRSGTFTNSLWNNCKRPALTDLPRPAASNQSPGQVLTPRKTVSMKPTCQLSQYVKSNELNNPTIDKSCDDEMGEGEEIVKANVDEIMSKDTPLIKEHESSIANLKDATLSSGISAPKKKANAESPAPIDLAKKADLDNHREYSLQNISREAVLNEDTLTNVQLQNIQSSMDYQKRKEVVAPNFVESPSKIHLTPLFEVKRPCLSEAFENPEAHIEKQEESLKSSHDISNAEAKGFNSSIQPDKASDFVFDFAEKANPIQFAQDFFFASPNAEKKMDTDSSPSFFDMFKSNGSDTSTKGAVPGTETAATEGMVFSFAFASEDSSMKANETDPFSFFND, from the exons GCTTAGAATCGCGTATATCAGAATTGACAAATGAAATTGAGCAGACCTCAAAGTTGTTGGAGGTTACACTAGCACACGTGCAAGACGAAGAAAATGCATTGAAAGAAGCCCAATCAACTTACAAAAG cTTACGTCGGGCTATTCAGAATAAAATGGAGCTGAATAAACTGAAGCAACAGCAAGATGCCGTCAAAAAGTTCCACGCTGATTCTTTGCGATCTCAAATTCAAGCTCGACTTTCTGCGTGCATTCGTACCGAGGAAAAGATCcag aaaacaataAGAAAGAAACGCCCAGAACTTGCTGTGTTGAAGGAACAGGACAGAAGAGTTTCGATGATTTGGGAGGTTGTTTTTGCTAAGAATAAACAGAAGT GTGTTCCAGAAGTTCAGGATGTCATCGAATTGGCCGTTGAATATGCAGCagctcaaaagaaaaataagatgaGACCCGAAGAGCAAGACTGCAGTATTCAGTATCCTATAAGAAACAAGGAGACTTTAACGAGTGCAGTG atTCCAGGAAAGAgctcaaaatataaacaaaaagacaaagaagACAACATTTTCACCTTGACGCCCTATTCAGCTTATAAATCCTCAAGGACAACTAAATCTCTCAATTTCCAAAACTCATTAGAGACTAGAACAGCTTATAAGGACAGCTCATTGAAGGAGAACCCAGACCTTATTGAAAGGCCTAATCGGATGCACAAGTTAGAATTGTTTCAACACTCTAGACAGAGTGAATCCACATACCTGGGTGCTCCGCCCTTGCATGAGTCCTTGAAAGAGAATGTTAACAAAGCAAGATTGCCAACTCGTGTGATAGAGCTAGAGATGCCTCACCGTGCAGTAGGATATTTACCTCTTTCCCAGAGCATTCGGACTGTATCGTTCACAGAGTCtcataaagaaaaacttaaatcaGGCCTATCCTCAACTCCACAagcaattcaaaacaaaatagagCCTTTGAAAGATAGGAGTTTCAGTCAGTGTGACCAGACCACAAATTCCAAGCTTCAATCCCCAGTCTTACCCAGACCTGTTATTCTTGCTACTCCTGACACAGTGGAAGGGTCTACCAACGTTCTAAAAAAGTATGACCTACAGTTTACTGCCAATTTGACCCCTCAAAATAGAAGCACCAATGTTGAGCCAGTTCCTGAGATGATTGCTAAAAGTGATCCTTCTCCCATTTcacggaaaagagaaaacaaggaaAAGGAAATGCCTAAGGAGAAGAAAATCCGAATCCTACCTGTGAAACAGTCTGGTAGTCTCAATGAAGGTTCTCACTTATTGAAAATGTGGCTCCAAAAGAAGAATGAAATATCCGCAGCCACATCTGAAG taCCTAAAGAAAATGCTACGCCTGAAAAAAGAGAGCGGAGATCTGTTGAAGAAGAAGAGAAACAACCAAGTGACGATTGCAACAAATCTTTGAATCAACAGGAGGGTTATGAAATATGTCGATCCCCCGCTTCGCCTCATGAACTTATG GAAAAAGCGGTTGCTGTAGAAGTAGTTGGCGCCAGTGGATGTGGCAATGGTGATGACTCTGCCTCTATTGCAGATAGCGGTGTAGAACCAGATTGTAGAAGTGTATGCACCACCCCTTACACTCCTCGTTATCAGTTTCAGCTTTGGACACCAAAAGGGAAACGAGCTAGCGACAGTTGTCTAGACGCCCAAACTACTCCCAAAATACTGAAAGACATCGATGGAAATCCAGTGAAAGcaattgattttttgaaaattcctgATGAGGATGATTTCGATGCAGAAACCCCTATTGCTAAGCCTTCTCAATCGTCCACTCCTTCTCAGACACCAACTAAGAAAGAGAAGGTTATTTCAGTTAGTGTACTACGCAGCCATTTTAACGAAGTATCACCAATAGCTCACAGGTCAGGGACTTTTACAAACAGCCTATGGAATAACTGTAAAAGACCTGCTCTTACAGATTTGCCTCGTCCAGCCGCATCTAATCAATCACCAGGACAAGTGTTAACTCCAAGAAAAACTGTTTCAATGAAACCTACCTGCCAGTTATCTCAGTATGTTAAAAGCAATGAGTTAAACAATCCAACCATAGACAAATCTTGTGATGATGAAATGGGTGAAGGCGAAGAAATAGTCAAAGCCAATGTAGATGAGATCATGTCCAAGGATACCCCACTTATAAAAGAACACGAATCTAGCATTGCGAACTTGAAAGATGCAACCCTGTCATCTGGTATTAGTGCTCCAAAGAAAAAAGCTAATGCTGAATCACCAGCTCCTATTGACCTAGCCAAGAAAGCAGACTTAGATAATCATCGTGAATATTCTCTTCAGAATATATCTAGAGAAGCAGTCTTAAATGAAGACACTTTAACTAATGTTCAGTTACAAAATATTCAGTCGTCAATGGATTATCAAAAGAGAAAGGAGGTCGTTGCCCCAAATTTTGTTGAAAGTCCCTCTAAAATTCATCTTACGCCGTTGTTCGAAGTGAAACGTCCCTGTCTCTCTGAAGCATTTGAAAATCCAGAAGCCCATatagaaaaacaagaagaatcTTTGAAGAGTTCCCACGATATCAGCAATGCTGAAGCGAAAGGCTTTAATTCTAGTATCCAACCAGATAAAGCATCTgactttgtttttgattttgcgGAGAAAGCTAATCCGATCCAGTTtgctcaagatttttttttcg caTCGCCGAACGCCGAGAAGAAAATGGATACTGACTCAAGTCCTAGCTTTTTTGACATGTTTAAGAGCAATGGTAGTGATACATCTACAAAAG GTGCTGTTCCTGGGACTGAGACTGCTGCTACAGAAGGAATGGTGTTCTCCTTTGCTTTTGCTTCTGAGGATTCCTCAATGAAGGCAAACGAAACTGACCCTTTCAGCTTCTTCAACGATTGA
- the LOC136030187 gene encoding uncharacterized protein LOC136030187 isoform X2, producing the protein MYSSNSSRAKYQKDECVDDVLQNFDRIVLEQAQFERRKFVAFEKKKGLESRISELTNEIEQTSKLLEVTLAHVQDEENALKEAQSTYKSLRRAIQNKMELNKLKQQQDAVKKFHADSLRSQIQARLSACIRTEEKIQKTIRKKRPELAVLKEQDRRVSMIWEVVFAKNKQKCVPEVQDVIELAVEYAAAQKKNKMRPEEQDCSIQYPIRNKETLTSAVIPGKSSKYKQKDKEDNIFTLTPYSAYKSSRTTKSLNFQNSLETRTAYKDSSLKENPDLIERPNRMHKLELFQHSRQSESTYLGAPPLHESLKENVNKARLPTRVIELEMPHRAVGYLPLSQSIRTVSFTESHKEKLKSGLSSTPQAIQNKIEPLKDRSFSQCDQTTNSKLQSPVLPRPVILATPDTVEGSTNVLKKYDLQFTANLTPQNRSTNVEPVPEMIAKSDPSPISRKRENKEKEMPKEKKIRILPVKQSGSLNEGSHLLKMWLQKKNEISAATSEVPKENATPEKRERRSVEEEEKQPSDDCNKSLNQQEGYEICRSPASPHELMEKAVAVEVVGASGCGNGDDSASIADSGVEPDCRSVCTTPYTPRYQFQLWTPKGKRASDSCLDAQTTPKILKDIDGNPVKAIDFLKIPDEDDFDAETPIAKPSQSSTPSQTPTKKEKVISVSVLRSHFNEVSPIAHRSGTFTNSLWNNCKRPALTDLPRPAASNQSPGQVLTPRKTVSMKPTCQLSQYVKSNELNNPTIDKSCDDEMGEGEEIVKANVDEIMSKDTPLIKEHESSIANLKDATLSSGISAPKKKANAESPAPIDLAKKADLDNHREYSLQNISREAVLNEDTLTNVQLQNIQSSMDYQKRKEVVAPNFVESPSKIHLTPLFEVKRPCLSEAFENPEAHIEKQEESLKSSHDISNAEAKGFNSSIQPDKASDFVFDFAEKANPIQFAQDFFFGAVPGTETAATEGMVFSFAFASEDSSMKANETDPFSFFND; encoded by the exons GCTTAGAATCGCGTATATCAGAATTGACAAATGAAATTGAGCAGACCTCAAAGTTGTTGGAGGTTACACTAGCACACGTGCAAGACGAAGAAAATGCATTGAAAGAAGCCCAATCAACTTACAAAAG cTTACGTCGGGCTATTCAGAATAAAATGGAGCTGAATAAACTGAAGCAACAGCAAGATGCCGTCAAAAAGTTCCACGCTGATTCTTTGCGATCTCAAATTCAAGCTCGACTTTCTGCGTGCATTCGTACCGAGGAAAAGATCcag aaaacaataAGAAAGAAACGCCCAGAACTTGCTGTGTTGAAGGAACAGGACAGAAGAGTTTCGATGATTTGGGAGGTTGTTTTTGCTAAGAATAAACAGAAGT GTGTTCCAGAAGTTCAGGATGTCATCGAATTGGCCGTTGAATATGCAGCagctcaaaagaaaaataagatgaGACCCGAAGAGCAAGACTGCAGTATTCAGTATCCTATAAGAAACAAGGAGACTTTAACGAGTGCAGTG atTCCAGGAAAGAgctcaaaatataaacaaaaagacaaagaagACAACATTTTCACCTTGACGCCCTATTCAGCTTATAAATCCTCAAGGACAACTAAATCTCTCAATTTCCAAAACTCATTAGAGACTAGAACAGCTTATAAGGACAGCTCATTGAAGGAGAACCCAGACCTTATTGAAAGGCCTAATCGGATGCACAAGTTAGAATTGTTTCAACACTCTAGACAGAGTGAATCCACATACCTGGGTGCTCCGCCCTTGCATGAGTCCTTGAAAGAGAATGTTAACAAAGCAAGATTGCCAACTCGTGTGATAGAGCTAGAGATGCCTCACCGTGCAGTAGGATATTTACCTCTTTCCCAGAGCATTCGGACTGTATCGTTCACAGAGTCtcataaagaaaaacttaaatcaGGCCTATCCTCAACTCCACAagcaattcaaaacaaaatagagCCTTTGAAAGATAGGAGTTTCAGTCAGTGTGACCAGACCACAAATTCCAAGCTTCAATCCCCAGTCTTACCCAGACCTGTTATTCTTGCTACTCCTGACACAGTGGAAGGGTCTACCAACGTTCTAAAAAAGTATGACCTACAGTTTACTGCCAATTTGACCCCTCAAAATAGAAGCACCAATGTTGAGCCAGTTCCTGAGATGATTGCTAAAAGTGATCCTTCTCCCATTTcacggaaaagagaaaacaaggaaAAGGAAATGCCTAAGGAGAAGAAAATCCGAATCCTACCTGTGAAACAGTCTGGTAGTCTCAATGAAGGTTCTCACTTATTGAAAATGTGGCTCCAAAAGAAGAATGAAATATCCGCAGCCACATCTGAAG taCCTAAAGAAAATGCTACGCCTGAAAAAAGAGAGCGGAGATCTGTTGAAGAAGAAGAGAAACAACCAAGTGACGATTGCAACAAATCTTTGAATCAACAGGAGGGTTATGAAATATGTCGATCCCCCGCTTCGCCTCATGAACTTATG GAAAAAGCGGTTGCTGTAGAAGTAGTTGGCGCCAGTGGATGTGGCAATGGTGATGACTCTGCCTCTATTGCAGATAGCGGTGTAGAACCAGATTGTAGAAGTGTATGCACCACCCCTTACACTCCTCGTTATCAGTTTCAGCTTTGGACACCAAAAGGGAAACGAGCTAGCGACAGTTGTCTAGACGCCCAAACTACTCCCAAAATACTGAAAGACATCGATGGAAATCCAGTGAAAGcaattgattttttgaaaattcctgATGAGGATGATTTCGATGCAGAAACCCCTATTGCTAAGCCTTCTCAATCGTCCACTCCTTCTCAGACACCAACTAAGAAAGAGAAGGTTATTTCAGTTAGTGTACTACGCAGCCATTTTAACGAAGTATCACCAATAGCTCACAGGTCAGGGACTTTTACAAACAGCCTATGGAATAACTGTAAAAGACCTGCTCTTACAGATTTGCCTCGTCCAGCCGCATCTAATCAATCACCAGGACAAGTGTTAACTCCAAGAAAAACTGTTTCAATGAAACCTACCTGCCAGTTATCTCAGTATGTTAAAAGCAATGAGTTAAACAATCCAACCATAGACAAATCTTGTGATGATGAAATGGGTGAAGGCGAAGAAATAGTCAAAGCCAATGTAGATGAGATCATGTCCAAGGATACCCCACTTATAAAAGAACACGAATCTAGCATTGCGAACTTGAAAGATGCAACCCTGTCATCTGGTATTAGTGCTCCAAAGAAAAAAGCTAATGCTGAATCACCAGCTCCTATTGACCTAGCCAAGAAAGCAGACTTAGATAATCATCGTGAATATTCTCTTCAGAATATATCTAGAGAAGCAGTCTTAAATGAAGACACTTTAACTAATGTTCAGTTACAAAATATTCAGTCGTCAATGGATTATCAAAAGAGAAAGGAGGTCGTTGCCCCAAATTTTGTTGAAAGTCCCTCTAAAATTCATCTTACGCCGTTGTTCGAAGTGAAACGTCCCTGTCTCTCTGAAGCATTTGAAAATCCAGAAGCCCATatagaaaaacaagaagaatcTTTGAAGAGTTCCCACGATATCAGCAATGCTGAAGCGAAAGGCTTTAATTCTAGTATCCAACCAGATAAAGCATCTgactttgtttttgattttgcgGAGAAAGCTAATCCGATCCAGTTtgctcaagatttttttttcg GTGCTGTTCCTGGGACTGAGACTGCTGCTACAGAAGGAATGGTGTTCTCCTTTGCTTTTGCTTCTGAGGATTCCTCAATGAAGGCAAACGAAACTGACCCTTTCAGCTTCTTCAACGATTGA